The stretch of DNA TCGTAGACGGGCCAGCCGCAGTTAAGGCCCGCTTTATCGACTACGTGAAATTCTTCAATTTGATACCAGCTCACGTCGCCTATCAGCAATGTACCAGGATTACCGTCGGCGGGGTTGGTGCTGCCTGTGTTGGGTTTGAGCGACATGCGATACGGGTTGCGAAGCCCCAACGTCCAGACGCGTGACTGTGGCGAACGCGGATTGGCAGCATCGTAGAACGGATTACTTGATACTCCGTTCCCCGTTGCGGGGTCAATTCGTAATACCTTACCACACAGCGATCTAACCATTTGTGCGCGAAGTGCTCCTACGTTCTCATTGGACCGCATCATGCCAAAATTGAGCGATGCCTGAAAGTAGGTATCAGTACGTCCACCTACGTCAACTCCTTCATGGTGCGCCCCATCGCCAGTTGATACCAACAGGGTTCCGTCTTCACCAAACAAAATAGTGCCTCCTGCGTGCGACTCAAACGTTACCGGAATACCGGTTGTGGCAGATTCGCCCACTAAAACGGTTCGGCTATTTGCCGTTAAAGTCCCGTTAGTGTTTTGAACCCGAAACCGTGATACCCGGCTAATCGTGGCATTATGATACTGATTGGTGGTGCTACTATACTGGGCTGTACCAAAATTCAATACGTGATGCAGATCGACCGTATAAAACAGGTACATGAGACCGTTGCTCTCGAAATTGGGGTCTAAACAGATACTATGCAGACCAAAATCGTTCCACTCGCCAACCTCCTCCCGAATGTCGACAACGGGTGTTGCCTGCCGCACATACGCACTGCCATTCCAGACAGATACCCACACTCGTCCGCTCTTCTCCCAAACAAAAAATCGATTACCATCTGTCGAAAATACGATACCTACCGGACTGGTGTAGTTATCCTGGATTGTAGTTTTCGAGAAACCGCTCGGTAGTTGGGCAAAGCCTGATCTGATCGAACTGATAAATACCAGTAAAGATATTGTCAGTCGACAAACTGAGAAAAAACATGCTAACCGCATCTGTAAAATGTTTACATGTATAGTAGTTAATTTTACTTCAGTCTACCAAAACAAAAAGTAAATTACTTATTCTGTGGATAGTATTCGATAGAGAGTAGGTTTCTGAGCAAATGAATCACATTGGGCAATTGTGATTTCTGGAAATTAACAAAGTACAAACATATTCAATTAATAAGAAATCACCAGAAAAGTATTTGATAGAATACCTTTTCTTCCGGTTATCCTACTTACAGAAATCGGACGAACACAGAAAACTAATGACGAACAGCTTACGATTTGTCATTTTCGCAATTTATCCACATTTTTCCGTTCTAAAAGTAAAAACCAATCTATGAAATCCATTTTATTACTTGTTGCCGGTTTAGTGTTCGCCACCGCTACGTTTGCACAAACCGCGCCCACCGACCCCATGCAGGACCCTACGGCCCTAACCAATGCTTTCTTCAAAGCTATGCTCGATGAAGATGGCACCCTTAACAAATACCTGACGTCAGATTTTAGCATTACCAGTTTCGACGGGCAAACCGTTGATGGCGATTTGCTGGCGCAGGGCGTTGGCGGAGGCTTTGTAATCGTTGAAACGGCTACGATTTCGGACGCACGGACAAGGCAGTACAACAACGATGCCGCCGTAACCACGGGCAACTGGAAAGCCAAAGGCAGCATTCAGGGGCAGGGCTTCGACAGCAACGTGGCCTTCTCGGTAACGAGCGTGAAACAGGGAACTGGCTGGAAAATCGCCAACATTCAGTTTACGGCAGCCAAATGACGGCGCACAACCGTTGACCGTTCCGTAATAACCCTGACAATCAGTAAAAAATAATTGACCCACTCAGCATCTTTGAGTGGGTTTTTTCGTTAGCATTCGGCCCTAATTTCCTACCTATCATGACACGGCGCAGGCTCCTTCACTCCCTCCTTTTCATACCGCTTGTTTTTTTGCTCGCCCATTGCTCCCGGCTGTCGTTCAACGAAGTAAACGTTGTTGGCCGCAACTTCGGTGATGAGGTGCAACAGACGCAGAATCTGACCTTTACATTTAACAAAAACGTTGGACCCGACGAAAAAAACGGCGCACTCGGTGAGTGGGATTCGACTCAGTACGTGCGCTTTAAGCCGGCTGTGCGCGGCAAATTCCGGTGGACGGCCCCCAACGAACTGGTATTCTCGCCCACCGTGGCCTTCGACCCTGCCACCGACTACCGCGCCGAACTGACCGCCGATTTACTGAAACGCGCTCCAGACAAAGATCTGAAAGTATCGGGCGAGGAAATCGACTTTCACACGCCTTATCTCCAACTGACCGGTACTGAAACGTGGTGGGCCAAATCGCGCGAGACGGGGCAACCGGTTGCGAAAGCAAAGCTGAACTTCAACTACCCCGTCAGCGCGGGCGAGGTATCGGGCAAGCTGACAGTAGCAACGGACGAAAAGCCGATTACGGTGCAGTTAGCCCCCGCCGATGGCCCCACGAGCGTGGCCCTGACGCTACTGAATGCGCCCGCTGAAAAGAACGAGCAGCCGCTGACCATGAAGCTCGGCAAGGGGTTGACCGTACCGAAAACGGCTTACGTCAGCAAAGAGGCTATTGAAGAAACCTCCACGCTGCCATCGCGGACGTCGGTAGAGGTGGTGGACGTGCAGACGCGCTTTGAGAACAACACAGGCGTGGTGCGGGTCATCACAACGCAGGAATTGCAGGCAGGGAAGCTGAGCCAGTATTACACCATTCAACCGGAGGTCGAGACGTCGGCGGAACTGACCGAAAATGGCTTCGTCATTCGTGGTAATTTTAATGAAACCGACACCTACGTACTGACCCTGACCGATCAAATTCGCGGTACGCTCGGCACCAAACTGAGCGAGTCGATTACGCGCGATTTATTTTTTGGAAAGATGCCCGCAAGCATCCAGTTTGCGAACAAAAAGGCACTGTATTTATCGTCGAAAGGTGCGCGAAATGTGGGACTGAGCATTGTCAATGTGCCGAAAGTACAGGTTAGAATCGCCAAACTGTATGAAAATAACCTGCTCAATTACTTCCGCTCGAACCGCTACGAACAATATTCAGAAGGTCAGGATGGTATATGGGCACCCAACGGCACGTTCAACTACAACGACGACGAGTCGGGCGACCTGAGCGACGTACTGGTAAACAAGACCGTTGAAACCATTGATTTGCCAAAAGTACGGGGCGTTTCGGCCCTGAACGTATCGTTGCCCGATCAGGACAATAACTTCCGGGGCGTGTATCTGGTATCGGTTGGCTCAAAAGATGAAGCCTATCTGTCGGCCACGCAGTTGGTATCGGTGTCGGACATTGGTCTGGTAGCCCGGCAAACCAACGACGAGGTACTGGTATGGGCCAACTCTATCCGCACTGCCGAACCGCTGCAAAATGTTGAACTGACGCTTGTTAGCTCAAACAACCAATCGGTGTATACGCTCAAAACCGATGGCAGCGGCTTTGCCCGGTTTGAGAAAGTAGGCGAGAAAGCACCCGGTTTTAAAATCGCGCTTATTACGGCCCGCACCGACGGCCCCACGCAAAATGCTGATTTCAATTTTCTGTTTTTACCCGATACGCAGGTCGAAACGTCGCGGTTTGCCGTTGAAGGCAAGCGCGATAACACGTCGGGTTTCGATGCGTTCGTATATGGCGACCGTGATATTTACCGGCCCGGCGAAACCATTCATTTCAACACCGTTATTCGGTCGCAAAGCTGGCAAAGCGTGGGCGAGGTGCCGGTGCTGATTCGGCTCCTGGCCCCCAACGGGCGTGAGGTGCGAGCCTTCCGCAAAACCACCAACAGTCAGGGCGCGATTTCGACCGACGTACCGCTCGACCCGGCAGCCGTAACGGGCACGTACACCATCGAAGTACTGAATGCCAACAACATACAGCTCACAACGGAGTCGGTCAGCGTTGAAGAGTTTATTCCCGACCGCATCAAAGTCGACGTACTAACCGACCGAACAACGTATAAAGCAGGCCAAACCATTACGCTCTCGACCACGGCCACCAATCTCTTCGGTCCGCCTGCTGCCGACCGTTCGTATGAAATGGAGCTGCAACTCAAACGCAAAACCTTCGCCCCGAAAGACTTTGCCGAATACAACTTCGCCATGTCGGAAATGGGCGCATCGGCAGTGGCGTTTCCCAAAGAGGTTCGGCAGGGACGCACCAACGCCAACGGGCAGGCCACCGAGCGGTTCGTTATCCCGGCCACCTATCAGGATATTGGCATTCTGGAAGGCAAGCTATTTGTGTCGGTCTTCGACGAAAACGGACGACCCGTTAACCGGCTCCGGCGATTCGACGTGCAAACGCAGGATGTATTTTTTGGCGTTCGCCTACCCGATTATTACGTAACAACCAACGCGCCCGTAGCCGCTGAAGTGGTTGCGGTCGATGCGTCGGGAACGCTGCGCCCGTCGGCTACTGCAACGGTGGAAGTTGTTCGCTATGATTATCAGACGGTTATCGAAAAAAAGGAGAACGATCAAATCAAGTACACAACCAAACAGCGCGAGAAAGTAGTCTATACCAATACGCTGACGTTCAAAGGTGGCAAAGCGTCGTTCCGGTATGTACCGACGGTATCGGGTGAGTACGAAATCAGAATTCGTCGGGCTGGCGAATCGGCCACAGGCTACGCCACTACCGGTTTTTACGCTTACGGCTGGGGCAGCACGTCGGCTTCATCGTTTGAGGTAAGCCAGGAAGGGCAGGTATTGATGACGCTCGATAAAGAGACGTATGAGACCGGCGACCGGGCCAGAATTCTGTTTAAAGCACCCTTCGATGGCAAGTTGCTCGTAACCATCGAGCGCAACCGTGTTTTAGAGCATAAATGGCTCACAACCAGCAATAAATCGGCAGAGTTTAGTTTTTCGGTCGGGTCTGACCATTTGCCAAATGTGTATGTCACCGCTACACTCATCCGGGCGATGGATGCAACCAACTTACCGCTGACGGTGGCGCATGGATTTGCTCCGGTGCCGGTGCAGGACAAGGACTCAAAGTTGGCCGTAGCCATTACGGCGGCTACGCAGTCACGGTCGAAAACGAAGCAAACGATTCGGGTGAAAACTGCCCGAAACGCGCAAGTCACGGTGGCAGTGGTCGATGAGGGTATTCTGCAACTCAAGAATTTCAAAACGCCCGATCCGCACGGCTTTTTTTACCAGAAACGGGCGTTGGAAGTGAACAGCCACGACCTCTACGCGCTGTTGTACCCTGAATTGTCGCTCCAGTCGCAGTCGAGCGTAGGGGGCGATGGTTACGACCTCGAACGGCGCGTAAATCCACTCAGCAACGGGCGGGTGCGGCTCGTGGCTCTCTGGAGCGGCATTCTCGACACCGGCTTGGATGGTGAAGCTGAATTCACGGTCGACGTGCCGCAGTTTTCGGGCGATTTGCGCGTGATGGCTGTCGCATATAAAGACAACGCTTTCGGATCGGCCAACAGCAACATGAAAGTGGCCGACCCAATTGTGATCAGCGCGGGCGTACCACGTTTTCTCTCGCCCGGCGACCAACTCGATTTACCTGTCAACCTGAGTAACACAACCAAAAAAGCGGCTACCGTTACGGCCCGGCTGAGCCTCACGGGGCCGCTGGCAATCGACAGCCTGAGTTCGCAGCAGTTAAACATTCCGGCAGGACGCGAAGCGCGGGCTACGTTCCGGCTATCGGCCAAACAGGCAATTGGGCCGGGGGGTATCACGTTCACAGTGAATGGGTTAGGCGAAACGTTCACCGAAAAAATCGACGTAACGGTACGTCCGGCGGCTTCATTGCAAAAAACGACGCTTTCGGGCGCG from Spirosoma montaniterrae encodes:
- a CDS encoding nuclear transport factor 2 family protein encodes the protein MKSILLLVAGLVFATATFAQTAPTDPMQDPTALTNAFFKAMLDEDGTLNKYLTSDFSITSFDGQTVDGDLLAQGVGGGFVIVETATISDARTRQYNNDAAVTTGNWKAKGSIQGQGFDSNVAFSVTSVKQGTGWKIANIQFTAAK
- a CDS encoding alpha-2-macroglobulin family protein; the encoded protein is MTRRRLLHSLLFIPLVFLLAHCSRLSFNEVNVVGRNFGDEVQQTQNLTFTFNKNVGPDEKNGALGEWDSTQYVRFKPAVRGKFRWTAPNELVFSPTVAFDPATDYRAELTADLLKRAPDKDLKVSGEEIDFHTPYLQLTGTETWWAKSRETGQPVAKAKLNFNYPVSAGEVSGKLTVATDEKPITVQLAPADGPTSVALTLLNAPAEKNEQPLTMKLGKGLTVPKTAYVSKEAIEETSTLPSRTSVEVVDVQTRFENNTGVVRVITTQELQAGKLSQYYTIQPEVETSAELTENGFVIRGNFNETDTYVLTLTDQIRGTLGTKLSESITRDLFFGKMPASIQFANKKALYLSSKGARNVGLSIVNVPKVQVRIAKLYENNLLNYFRSNRYEQYSEGQDGIWAPNGTFNYNDDESGDLSDVLVNKTVETIDLPKVRGVSALNVSLPDQDNNFRGVYLVSVGSKDEAYLSATQLVSVSDIGLVARQTNDEVLVWANSIRTAEPLQNVELTLVSSNNQSVYTLKTDGSGFARFEKVGEKAPGFKIALITARTDGPTQNADFNFLFLPDTQVETSRFAVEGKRDNTSGFDAFVYGDRDIYRPGETIHFNTVIRSQSWQSVGEVPVLIRLLAPNGREVRAFRKTTNSQGAISTDVPLDPAAVTGTYTIEVLNANNIQLTTESVSVEEFIPDRIKVDVLTDRTTYKAGQTITLSTTATNLFGPPAADRSYEMELQLKRKTFAPKDFAEYNFAMSEMGASAVAFPKEVRQGRTNANGQATERFVIPATYQDIGILEGKLFVSVFDENGRPVNRLRRFDVQTQDVFFGVRLPDYYVTTNAPVAAEVVAVDASGTLRPSATATVEVVRYDYQTVIEKKENDQIKYTTKQREKVVYTNTLTFKGGKASFRYVPTVSGEYEIRIRRAGESATGYATTGFYAYGWGSTSASSFEVSQEGQVLMTLDKETYETGDRARILFKAPFDGKLLVTIERNRVLEHKWLTTSNKSAEFSFSVGSDHLPNVYVTATLIRAMDATNLPLTVAHGFAPVPVQDKDSKLAVAITAATQSRSKTKQTIRVKTARNAQVTVAVVDEGILQLKNFKTPDPHGFFYQKRALEVNSHDLYALLYPELSLQSQSSVGGDGYDLERRVNPLSNGRVRLVALWSGILDTGLDGEAEFTVDVPQFSGDLRVMAVAYKDNAFGSANSNMKVADPIVISAGVPRFLSPGDQLDLPVNLSNTTKKAATVTARLSLTGPLAIDSLSSQQLNIPAGREARATFRLSAKQAIGPGGITFTVNGLGETFTEKIDVTVRPAASLQKTTLSGAVAGGKTQTLNVTGGFLPGTARASMTLSRSPVAQYGRELSFLLGYPHGCIEQTISRAFPQLYFADLTKQIGASNTYFVRNGDSDLNPATNVRQAIQTVEGLQTARGGFSMWPGMVGLAVDPWASAYALHFLTEAQEAGYEVRGSVLSSAIDYLTTYTNNPATESVAQFDEAGGRTVRNVASRTSIYALYALATAGKPNRPIMNYYKQNAQTLTTDSRYLLAAAFFRLGDTRSYTALLPKRYTDNTTARETGGSYASPLRNLALTLDALVETDRSNLQIPTLARQLSGALRQNTYLNTQEAAFAFLALGKLARQNAGTTTTATLSAGGKSLGSMTDAFLNVKRLLTNQPLLLSAKGSGNVYYFVQSEGVPQAGQIAEEDNGLRVRRQYLDRNGQPISEVRQNDLVVVKVTVASTNGLNIDNVVVTDLLPAGLEVENPRLTEQRDMDWLKGAATPDHFDLRDDRINFYTSATGAEKVFYYQARAVSKGRFVLGPVSADAMYNGEYRSYHGAGVVVVR